The following are encoded in a window of Geobacter metallireducens GS-15 genomic DNA:
- a CDS encoding metallophosphoesterase family protein: MTIRILHTADLHLGSSLKNFGELARERRRDFLKTFDRIVNLAIKREVDCLLVAGDLFDATQVDAETVGRVQDGFERLSGRGISVVLIPGTHDNVVSAESVYNRTTFAGAHILKDPVVTDPFALEIRGATVHFYGFAYRSDRSREALESMRRREGGGIHVGLLHGSLKGSPEWEMRKKDIPFTTAELAALGLDYIALGHYHNVGCLEDQGRVVACYPGSPEGKKFGENGERHVLIVEVGEGSAVVEKVPVQSRIMDELTVDASLFPEAGALEGELARLASPDLIARIRLAGTVEDPLDIANLAGRLQGTYAWLELLDETEIYNSDHVKRMEREDSIRGLFIRKVHARFEKAESEAEQELCRDALKLVMGRFMRGGGD, from the coding sequence ATGACCATCCGTATTCTCCATACCGCCGATCTCCATTTGGGCTCTTCCCTGAAGAATTTTGGGGAATTGGCCCGGGAACGCCGGCGCGATTTTCTCAAGACCTTCGACCGGATCGTGAACCTCGCCATCAAGCGCGAAGTCGATTGCCTCCTGGTGGCTGGCGATCTCTTTGATGCCACACAGGTGGACGCCGAAACCGTGGGGCGCGTTCAGGACGGCTTTGAACGCCTCTCGGGACGTGGCATCAGCGTGGTTCTTATCCCCGGTACCCACGACAACGTGGTCTCAGCCGAAAGCGTCTACAACCGTACTACCTTCGCCGGCGCCCATATCCTGAAAGATCCTGTGGTGACGGACCCCTTCGCGCTGGAAATTCGGGGGGCGACGGTCCATTTCTACGGGTTCGCCTACCGCTCCGACCGCTCCCGGGAGGCCTTGGAATCGATGCGACGCCGCGAGGGAGGGGGGATTCACGTGGGGCTCCTCCACGGCTCTCTCAAGGGAAGCCCCGAGTGGGAAATGCGGAAGAAGGATATCCCGTTTACGACGGCGGAACTGGCGGCACTGGGGCTCGACTATATCGCCCTCGGCCACTATCACAACGTGGGGTGCCTGGAGGATCAGGGACGGGTCGTTGCCTGCTATCCCGGCTCCCCCGAGGGAAAGAAGTTCGGCGAGAACGGCGAGCGCCACGTCCTCATTGTCGAGGTGGGGGAGGGGAGCGCAGTTGTCGAGAAGGTGCCGGTGCAGAGCCGCATCATGGACGAGTTGACGGTTGACGCCTCCCTCTTCCCCGAGGCGGGTGCCCTGGAGGGAGAACTTGCGCGGCTCGCCTCTCCTGATCTCATTGCCCGCATCCGGCTCGCGGGCACCGTGGAGGACCCCCTCGACATCGCGAATCTGGCGGGCCGGCTCCAGGGGACGTACGCCTGGCTCGAGCTTCTGGACGAGACCGAGATCTACAACAGCGACCATGTGAAGCGGATGGAACGGGAGGACTCGATCCGGGGGCTCTTCATCCGGAAGGTCCATGCCCGGTTCGAGAAAGCGGAATCCGAGGCCGAGCAGGAACTCTGCCGCGATGCCCTGAAGCTCGTCATGGGCCGCTTCATGCGAGGGGGGGGAGACTGA